One genomic window of Halolamina sediminis includes the following:
- a CDS encoding PAS domain S-box protein, which yields MTDPTDRIRVLHVDDNPEFGELVAVYLEREDDRISVQTAETPDDAVDALDAREIDCVVSDYDMPESNGIEFLETVREEYPGLPFILYTGKGSEEIASDAISAGVTDYLEKESGTSQYAVLANRITNAVEQYRSTRALEASQERLSLFFEQSPLGVVEWTEEFEVARLNEAAEEILGYDEAELRGEPGRKIVSEADREEVSAVVDELLEREGGYHSINENVRKDGERIICEWHNRVVTDDGEVVAIFSQFQDITERRTQLKELERQRAVIESASNTIVTIDDSSVVQSVNPAVEETFGYSPEELIGEPLTTLMGDDVADRHREAFERYLRTGERTLDWEYTEFEARHRDGSPVPVGVTFGEVVYEEEHWFVGILRDISEQRARKQELEWTNGVLSTLLETLPVGVLAESENREVLAANDRIFELFDLPGTPEETVGADCERIAESVSDQFVDPDGFVARINEIVDTDERVEGEELALADERTFVRTHEPIELPDGDGHLWTYRDITEQRVYEERLAALNELAGELIVADSRQEIAEIGVDAARDVLGLDANAIHLYDADRSALVPAAGTEKVFDLVGEPPTFTEGGSIGWRVFESGEALAVDDTHDDPDIYNPESPIRSELLLPIEGYGILMAGSPTPDTFDQEDLVLGQILAGSLVSAFEQIEQMEQRQARERELETQNERLEEFASIVSHDLRNPLNVAEGRVELAKESGELDHLDAVERAHERMNALIDDLLTLARQGEYVSEIAPVRLDAIAGDCWENVATADATLDVRSDRAVLADRSRLQQLFENLMRNAVEHAGDDVTVSVGELADGFYVADDGSGIPADVREDVFDAGYSTSECGTGFGLRIVKQIATAHDWEIAVEEGDDGGARFEITGVSFADE from the coding sequence ATGACCGATCCGACAGACAGAATCCGTGTTCTCCATGTCGACGACAACCCGGAGTTCGGGGAGCTCGTCGCGGTGTATCTCGAGCGTGAGGACGACCGGATATCGGTTCAGACGGCGGAGACGCCCGACGACGCCGTCGACGCGTTAGACGCTCGCGAGATCGACTGCGTCGTCTCCGACTACGACATGCCCGAATCGAACGGGATCGAGTTCCTCGAAACCGTCCGTGAGGAGTACCCCGGCCTGCCGTTCATCCTCTACACCGGCAAGGGCTCCGAGGAGATCGCCAGCGATGCCATCTCCGCGGGCGTCACGGACTACCTGGAGAAGGAAAGCGGGACGAGCCAGTACGCGGTGCTGGCGAACCGGATCACGAACGCCGTTGAGCAGTACCGGTCGACCCGCGCGCTCGAAGCCAGTCAAGAGCGCCTCTCGCTGTTCTTCGAGCAGTCGCCCCTCGGCGTCGTCGAGTGGACCGAGGAGTTCGAGGTCGCCCGTCTCAACGAGGCCGCCGAGGAGATTCTGGGCTACGACGAGGCCGAACTCCGCGGCGAACCTGGCCGGAAGATCGTCAGCGAGGCCGACCGTGAAGAGGTTTCGGCCGTCGTCGACGAGCTGTTGGAACGGGAGGGCGGCTACCACAGCATCAACGAGAACGTCCGGAAGGACGGCGAACGAATCATCTGCGAGTGGCACAACCGCGTCGTGACCGACGACGGCGAGGTTGTCGCGATCTTCTCGCAGTTCCAGGACATCACCGAGCGGCGAACGCAGCTGAAGGAGCTCGAACGCCAGCGCGCCGTCATCGAGTCGGCGAGCAACACGATCGTCACCATCGACGACTCGAGCGTCGTGCAGTCCGTGAACCCGGCCGTCGAGGAGACGTTCGGCTACTCGCCCGAGGAGCTGATCGGGGAGCCGCTGACGACGCTGATGGGCGACGACGTCGCCGACCGCCACCGGGAGGCTTTCGAGCGGTACCTCCGGACCGGCGAGCGAACGCTCGACTGGGAGTACACCGAGTTCGAGGCCCGACACCGCGACGGCTCGCCGGTTCCGGTCGGGGTGACGTTCGGCGAAGTCGTCTACGAGGAGGAGCACTGGTTCGTCGGGATCCTCCGGGACATCAGCGAGCAGCGGGCACGGAAACAGGAACTCGAGTGGACGAACGGCGTTCTCTCGACGCTGTTGGAGACGCTCCCGGTGGGGGTCCTCGCCGAGAGCGAGAACCGCGAGGTGTTGGCGGCGAACGACCGGATCTTCGAGCTGTTCGATCTGCCGGGCACGCCCGAGGAGACGGTCGGCGCCGACTGCGAGCGGATCGCCGAGTCCGTCAGCGACCAGTTCGTCGACCCGGACGGGTTCGTCGCCCGGATCAACGAGATCGTCGACACGGACGAGCGCGTCGAGGGGGAGGAGCTCGCGCTCGCCGACGAGCGAACGTTCGTCAGAACTCACGAACCGATCGAGCTCCCCGACGGTGATGGCCACCTCTGGACGTACCGCGACATCACCGAGCAGCGCGTCTACGAGGAGCGGCTGGCCGCGCTCAACGAGCTGGCGGGGGAGCTGATCGTGGCCGACTCCCGCCAGGAGATCGCCGAGATCGGCGTCGACGCCGCGCGGGACGTGCTGGGTCTCGACGCCAACGCGATCCACCTCTACGACGCGGACCGGTCGGCGCTCGTCCCCGCCGCCGGGACGGAGAAGGTGTTCGACCTCGTCGGCGAGCCGCCGACGTTCACCGAGGGCGGCAGCATCGGGTGGCGCGTGTTCGAGTCGGGTGAAGCCCTCGCGGTCGACGACACCCACGACGATCCGGATATCTACAACCCGGAGAGCCCGATCCGGAGCGAGCTCCTCCTCCCGATCGAGGGGTACGGCATCCTGATGGCCGGCTCGCCGACCCCCGACACGTTCGACCAGGAGGACCTCGTGCTCGGGCAGATCCTCGCGGGGAGCCTCGTCAGCGCCTTCGAGCAGATCGAGCAGATGGAGCAGCGGCAGGCCCGAGAACGCGAGCTGGAGACGCAGAACGAGCGGCTCGAGGAGTTCGCCAGCATCGTCTCCCACGACCTGCGCAACCCGTTGAACGTTGCCGAAGGCCGGGTCGAACTCGCAAAGGAGAGCGGCGAGTTGGACCACCTCGACGCCGTCGAACGGGCACACGAACGGATGAACGCCCTGATCGACGACCTGCTCACGCTCGCCCGCCAGGGCGAGTACGTGAGCGAGATCGCGCCCGTTCGACTCGACGCCATCGCCGGCGACTGTTGGGAGAACGTGGCGACAGCCGACGCAACGCTCGACGTACGGAGTGATCGGGCGGTGCTCGCCGACCGTAGCCGGCTCCAGCAGCTCTTCGAGAACCTGATGCGCAACGCCGTCGAACACGCGGGCGACGACGTGACGGTGTCGGTCGGGGAGCTGGCCGACGGGTTCTACGTCGCGGACGACGGGTCGGGGATCCCCGCGGACGTCCGGGAGGACGTGTTCGACGCCGGCTACTCGACGAGCGAGTGCGGGACGGGGTTCGGACTGCGCATCGTGAAACAGATCGCCACGGCCCACGACTGGGAGATCGCGGTGGAGGAGGGGGATGACGGCGGCGCTCGCTTCGAGATCACCGGCGTGTCGTTCGCGGACGAGTGA
- a CDS encoding serpin family protein yields MDRRRYLSVASALVAGALAGCTAPATPQVDISADAPSTPALQPNVDDDALDELVTGTNTFALDLFDELRTADDAENLLVSPISATIALAMTYAGASGTTREQMRASLGYSVADQQLHAAFNELQRTLSGRDEDLGGEDLPSDYDDGDDPVPFQLSLVNAIWGQEGVPFRDEYRTTLENHYGGGLNQVDFVENPDGVREAINAWIADQTDHRIEALLPADSITSETVLVLTNAISFIANWRHPFDEGQTESAEFTALDGSTSTVQMMSQDVQVPAATVDGAQAVELPYIGGTTGMLVVVPPAGEFTAYERTFDGKRLGRIVDALQPQRGYVNLPRFEFDSEFKLEKSLEALAMTDAFDPGAADFSRMADLSETGGNLFVDQVYHDTSISVDEQGTEAAAATGSVANLVSLPPTLLDANRPFLFVIRDRATGAVLFMGHVVDASAAQE; encoded by the coding sequence ATGGACCGTCGTCGATATCTCTCCGTCGCGAGCGCCCTCGTCGCCGGTGCCCTCGCGGGTTGTACAGCACCAGCGACGCCGCAAGTCGACATCAGTGCGGATGCGCCGTCGACGCCTGCCCTCCAACCGAACGTCGACGACGACGCCCTCGATGAGTTGGTCACTGGAACGAACACGTTCGCGTTGGACCTGTTCGACGAGCTCCGCACAGCTGATGACGCCGAGAACCTGCTGGTCTCGCCCATCAGTGCCACGATTGCGCTGGCGATGACGTACGCTGGTGCGAGCGGGACCACTCGCGAGCAGATGCGGGCGTCCCTCGGCTACTCAGTTGCTGACCAGCAGCTCCATGCGGCGTTCAACGAACTCCAACGAACGCTGTCTGGCCGCGACGAGGATCTCGGCGGGGAGGATCTCCCGTCAGACTACGACGACGGCGACGATCCCGTTCCCTTCCAGCTCTCACTCGTCAACGCCATCTGGGGTCAAGAGGGGGTTCCATTCCGGGACGAATACCGAACCACGCTGGAGAACCACTACGGCGGCGGCCTCAATCAGGTCGATTTCGTCGAGAACCCGGACGGTGTCCGCGAAGCGATCAACGCCTGGATCGCCGACCAGACCGATCACCGGATCGAAGCGTTGCTTCCGGCGGATTCGATTACGTCCGAGACCGTGCTCGTCCTGACGAACGCCATCTCCTTCATCGCGAACTGGCGCCACCCGTTCGACGAGGGCCAAACTGAGTCGGCCGAGTTTACCGCGCTCGACGGCTCGACGAGCACAGTCCAGATGATGTCCCAGGACGTCCAGGTCCCGGCGGCGACCGTCGACGGAGCCCAAGCCGTCGAACTACCGTACATCGGTGGGACAACAGGGATGCTCGTCGTCGTCCCGCCCGCTGGCGAGTTCACCGCCTACGAACGAACGTTCGACGGTAAGCGGCTCGGCCGGATCGTCGACGCACTCCAACCCCAGCGTGGCTACGTCAACCTCCCTCGGTTCGAGTTTGACTCGGAGTTCAAACTGGAGAAATCCCTGGAGGCACTGGCCATGACCGACGCGTTCGACCCGGGTGCGGCGGACTTCTCGCGGATGGCCGATCTCTCGGAGACCGGCGGCAACCTCTTCGTCGACCAAGTGTACCACGACACGTCCATCAGCGTCGACGAGCAGGGCACCGAAGCAGCGGCGGCGACGGGATCGGTGGCGAATCTCGTGTCGCTCCCGCCGACGTTACTCGATGCAAATCGTCCATTCCTCTTCGTGATCCGAGACCGGGCAACCGGGGCCGTGCTTTTCATGGGACATGTTGTCGACGCCAGCGCGGCACAGGAGTAG
- a CDS encoding cyclodeaminase/cyclohydrolase family protein: MGVQSPGTPAAFSPTNYRALTTERFLADVASDRAAPAGVSAAAVTGALGAALCEMACIHTLEVTASSSDSPPQLPQSVPTATTRPGGTRRPAARRRATVTRRAGRPGWRATWPTTWALTPSTRWSRTWARR; this comes from the coding sequence ATCGGCGTTCAATCGCCCGGGACACCGGCTGCGTTCAGCCCGACGAACTATCGAGCACTGACGACCGAACGGTTCCTCGCCGACGTCGCTTCGGACCGCGCCGCACCCGCCGGCGTGTCAGCTGCAGCCGTTACCGGCGCGCTCGGCGCCGCACTCTGCGAGATGGCCTGCATACACACCCTCGAGGTCACTGCTTCGTCGTCGGACTCGCCGCCGCAGCTCCCGCAGTCAGTGCCCACGGCGACGACACGGCCCGGGGGAACGCGACGGCCGGCGGCGAGACGCCGGGCCACGGTGACGAGGCGGGCTGGGCGGCCTGGATGGAGGGCCACATGGCCGACTACATGGGCCCTGACGCCGTCGACGAGATGGAGTCGCACATGGGCGCGACGATAG
- a CDS encoding potassium channel family protein, producing the protein MASFPLQVLLGVYLGLVTGIVPALVSWGLGFSFKYFTNVTIPGFGTVVLALAIAGVNGGLLALNDKAIASSTNGVAVLVAIVVVLMLSMYAHAKGDQMGAATPKRLTLKKLAGRTLSADVVEFVGSRGQVKLNITGEVGDLEGYPPLPAELRTEIREASIALPADLPISELEHRAEDQLRTEFGLVDASVRIDERGHATVAAAPPTAGLSKRVPNGKRAVSLTTLVPTGLAAGDEVRLRTADSEYDGTVVSVRPGKETGTPAVTDGGQDVAAPSTPAAKTAAGGRDRVTVAVTREASRALVEHDVTGLTVRSRGEREEFELLALLRRSGKRLRRVTVKQGGPLDGHGLGEVGVHSTYGVVVLAGRGDGGWTVVPGREYVPEAGQELFVVGTPTDLDAFAEVAA; encoded by the coding sequence ATGGCGTCGTTTCCGCTCCAGGTCCTGCTCGGGGTGTATCTCGGGCTGGTGACGGGCATCGTCCCCGCGCTGGTCTCCTGGGGGCTGGGGTTCTCGTTCAAGTACTTCACCAACGTCACCATCCCCGGGTTCGGGACCGTCGTCCTCGCGCTCGCGATCGCGGGGGTCAACGGCGGCCTGCTCGCGCTCAACGACAAGGCGATCGCCAGCAGCACCAACGGCGTCGCGGTGCTCGTGGCGATCGTCGTCGTGCTGATGCTGTCGATGTACGCCCACGCGAAGGGCGACCAGATGGGGGCGGCGACGCCCAAACGGCTCACGCTGAAGAAGCTCGCCGGCCGGACGCTCTCGGCCGACGTGGTGGAGTTCGTCGGCAGCCGCGGCCAGGTGAAGCTCAACATCACCGGCGAGGTGGGGGATCTGGAGGGGTATCCGCCGCTGCCCGCCGAACTCCGGACCGAGATCCGCGAGGCGTCGATCGCGCTGCCGGCGGACCTGCCGATCTCCGAGCTCGAACACCGCGCCGAGGACCAGCTCCGGACGGAGTTCGGCCTCGTCGACGCATCCGTCCGGATCGACGAGCGCGGACACGCGACCGTCGCCGCGGCGCCGCCGACCGCCGGGCTCTCGAAGCGCGTCCCCAACGGGAAGCGCGCGGTGTCGCTGACGACGCTGGTGCCGACCGGGCTGGCCGCCGGCGACGAGGTCCGGCTCCGCACCGCCGACAGCGAGTACGACGGGACGGTCGTGAGCGTCCGCCCCGGGAAGGAGACGGGGACGCCCGCAGTCACCGACGGCGGCCAGGACGTTGCCGCGCCGTCGACGCCAGCGGCCAAGACTGCCGCGGGCGGGCGTGACCGCGTGACCGTCGCCGTGACCCGCGAAGCGTCGCGGGCGCTCGTCGAACACGACGTGACCGGGCTGACGGTGCGATCCCGCGGCGAGCGCGAGGAGTTCGAGCTGTTGGCGCTGCTGCGGCGCTCGGGGAAGCGCCTGCGCCGGGTGACGGTCAAGCAGGGCGGCCCCCTCGACGGCCACGGGCTGGGTGAGGTGGGCGTCCACTCGACGTACGGTGTCGTCGTGCTCGCGGGCCGGGGTGACGGCGGCTGGACGGTCGTCCCCGGCAGGGAGTACGTCCCCGAGGCGGGACAGGAACTGTTCGTCGTCGGGACGCCGACGGATCTCGACGCGTTCGCGGAGGTGGCGGCGTGA
- a CDS encoding SHOCT domain-containing protein has translation MTHHHSTLGRTARRIATVSVPVVAATGTAAAYGGGHGAGMMGGGWGLFGAGMGLWGLLWMALLLGVPLYAVYTILDRDSSGSEERSLSVLRERYARGELSDEEFERRRQELESSNR, from the coding sequence ATGACACACCACCACAGTACTCTCGGACGGACGGCGCGTCGAATCGCCACGGTGAGCGTTCCGGTAGTCGCAGCGACAGGCACCGCGGCCGCCTACGGGGGCGGCCACGGGGCGGGGATGATGGGCGGCGGCTGGGGTCTCTTCGGTGCGGGAATGGGGCTCTGGGGCCTCCTCTGGATGGCGCTACTGCTCGGCGTCCCGCTCTACGCCGTCTACACGATCCTCGACCGCGACTCCAGCGGGAGTGAGGAGCGGTCGCTGTCGGTCCTCCGCGAGCGCTACGCCCGCGGGGAACTCTCCGACGAGGAGTTCGAGCGGCGACGACAGGAGCTCGAGTCGTCGAACCGCTGA
- a CDS encoding DUF1684 domain-containing protein yields the protein MSTTEDWIDEIETQRRQKDRYFGEDPRSPIPDEERAAFDGLNYYSVDRTYRFEVELDVYDEPEPVVVGTSTDGEQEYFAWGEFTVEIDGQPVTITAYKGDPEEDRLWVPFRDETSGEETYGAGRYIDLEPAHHRTDEGRWILDFNAAYNPTCAYSDRYECPLPPTENWLDVAIEAGEKEFGH from the coding sequence ATGAGTACCACCGAAGACTGGATCGACGAGATAGAGACCCAGCGACGCCAGAAGGACCGGTATTTCGGGGAGGACCCGCGGTCACCGATCCCCGACGAGGAGCGGGCGGCGTTCGACGGGCTGAACTACTACTCCGTCGACCGGACCTACCGGTTCGAGGTCGAGCTCGACGTGTACGACGAGCCCGAGCCGGTCGTCGTCGGAACCAGCACGGACGGCGAACAGGAGTACTTCGCGTGGGGAGAGTTCACCGTCGAGATCGACGGCCAGCCGGTCACCATCACTGCCTACAAGGGCGATCCGGAGGAGGACCGGCTCTGGGTGCCGTTCCGGGACGAGACGAGCGGCGAGGAGACCTACGGCGCCGGTCGGTACATCGACCTCGAACCCGCCCACCACCGGACTGACGAGGGAAGGTGGATCCTCGACTTCAACGCGGCGTACAACCCGACGTGTGCGTACTCGGACCGGTACGAGTGTCCGCTTCCGCCGACGGAAAACTGGCTGGACGTAGCGATCGAGGCCGGCGAGAAGGAGTTCGGGCACTGA
- a CDS encoding rhodanese-like domain-containing protein, which yields MSKIRPDNLDTRPEGEQPFVLDIRPREDYRAQHIDGSHNLPVYDDLRSGDEDALRQRLDEVPRDREIVTVCKMGVVAKRATSVLVDEGYEATTLAGGMSGWRGYQRGTLGYKVRSLLWRLY from the coding sequence ATGAGCAAAATCCGTCCGGACAACCTGGACACCCGGCCCGAGGGCGAGCAGCCCTTCGTCCTCGATATTCGCCCACGCGAAGACTACCGGGCCCAGCACATCGACGGAAGTCACAACCTTCCGGTGTACGACGATCTGCGCTCCGGCGACGAGGACGCGCTCCGACAGCGTCTCGACGAGGTGCCGAGAGATCGGGAGATCGTGACCGTCTGCAAGATGGGCGTCGTCGCGAAACGGGCGACCAGCGTTCTCGTCGACGAGGGGTACGAGGCGACCACGCTCGCCGGTGGCATGAGCGGCTGGCGGGGCTACCAGCGTGGGACGCTGGGTTACAAGGTTCGATCGCTGCTCTGGCGGCTGTACTGA
- a CDS encoding class I SAM-dependent methyltransferase produces the protein MASWDERFRAGEYPTDPDPSPVLEAYADETDGGRALDIACGTGRNAVFLAEQGYEVDALDRSVEGLRITESNAASRGVDDRVNLIQADATAFEYPADRYDVVTISFYRLLDRLSDVKAALRSDGLFFYQHHLRSDPPATVGPSTDRHRFGANELLRACLDLTVLYYEESSESREGELSATVELVGRNSHGDAQSYPETR, from the coding sequence ATGGCTTCCTGGGACGAACGGTTCCGTGCCGGCGAGTATCCAACGGACCCGGACCCCTCACCGGTGCTCGAGGCGTACGCCGACGAGACGGATGGCGGCCGTGCGCTCGACATCGCCTGTGGAACGGGCCGCAACGCGGTGTTCCTCGCCGAGCAGGGGTACGAGGTCGACGCACTCGACCGATCGGTCGAGGGGCTCCGGATCACGGAGTCGAACGCGGCGTCCCGCGGCGTCGACGACCGGGTCAACCTGATCCAGGCGGACGCGACGGCGTTCGAGTACCCCGCGGACCGGTACGACGTGGTGACGATCAGCTTCTACCGGCTACTCGACCGACTGAGCGACGTGAAGGCCGCGCTCCGGTCTGACGGCCTGTTCTTCTACCAGCACCACCTCCGGTCGGACCCGCCGGCGACGGTCGGGCCGAGCACCGATCGCCACCGGTTCGGCGCGAACGAACTCCTGCGGGCGTGTCTCGACCTGACGGTCCTCTACTACGAGGAGTCCAGCGAGAGCCGGGAGGGCGAACTCTCGGCGACGGTCGAACTCGTCGGTCGCAACAGCCACGGCGACGCCCAGTCGTACCCCGAAACGCGATAG